One window from the genome of Corvus moneduloides isolate bCorMon1 chromosome 9, bCorMon1.pri, whole genome shotgun sequence encodes:
- the GPR88 gene encoding probable G-protein coupled receptor 88, whose amino-acid sequence MPNASSWSASSPLLLLWEDSSGTRIFLSLLYAVLAISGTLSNVMVIYLVFSFKKLQTTSNAFIVNGCAADLSVCALWMPQEAVLGLLPPNSSSLRSAEYRLLRGGLLGLGLTVSLASHLLVAFNRYVLITKLPSVYQALYQRRHTGCMIGLSWALALLPVPLLPGLWTLGSAQSDGSSRYTALLLALAVLGQTALLLHCYLGIVRRVRGSAKRVSVLNFHLLHQLPFPAAPPPPRRAQRRLSSVSVLLLCCVFLLGTQPLVWVSLLGFFLRPAPPALQAASWLLLCSLSALNPLLYTWRSEEFRRAARSVLPRGEGPAAAPRPAAAAAGPAAAPPCPQLPRRRGTGSSASAAAAPL is encoded by the coding sequence ATGCCCAACGCCTCTTCCTGGAGTGCTAGCTcgcctctgctgctgctctgggaggacTCCTCCGGGACCCGCATCTTTCTGTCGCTGCTCTACGCAGTCTTAGCTATCTCAGGGACTTTATCCAATGTGATGGTCATCTATTTAGTCTTTTCCTTCAAGAAGCTGCAGACAACCAGCAATGCCTTCATCGTGAACGGCTGTGCGGCAGACCTGAGCGTGTGCGCCCTGTGGATGCCCCAGGAGgccgtgctggggctgctgcccccCAATTCCTCCTCCCTTCGCTCGGCGGAGTACCGGCTGCTCCGAGGGGGGCTCCTGGGCCTCGGCCTCACCGTCTCCCTGGCCTCGCACCTGCTGGTGGCTTTCAACAGGTACGTGCTCATCACCAAGCTGCCCAGCGTGTACCAGGCCCTCTACCAGCGGAGGCACACGGGCTGCATGATCGGGCTCTCCTGGGCCCTCGCCCTGCTCCCGGTCCCGCTGCTGCCCGGGCTCTGGACCCTGGGCTCTGCCCAGTCGGACGGCAGCTCTCGCTACACCGCCCTGCTCCTCGCCCTGGCCGTGCTGGGCCAGACTGCGCTGCTGCTCCACTGCTACCTCGGCATCGTGCGGCGGGTGCGGGGCAGCGCCAAGCGGGTCAGCGTCCTCAATTTCCACCTGCTGCACCAGCTGCCCttccccgccgcgccgccgccgcctcgccgcGCCCAGCGCCGCCTCAGCAGCGTCTCcgtcctgctgctctgctgcgTGTTCCTGCTgggcacccagcccctggtctGGGTGAGCCTCCTGGGCTTCTTCctgcgcccggcgccgccggcGCTGCAGGCcgccagctggctgctgctctgctcgCTCTCGGCCCTCAACCCGCTGCTCTACACGTGGCGCAGCGAGGAGTTCCGCCGCGCGGCCCGCTCCGTCCTGCCCCGCGGCGAGGGCCCggccgccgctccgcgccccgccgccgccgccgcgggccccgccgccgccccgccctGCCCGCAGCTGCCGCGGCGCCGGGGCACGGGGAGCAGCGCCagcgccgcggccgcgccgctctga